A section of the Bacteroidales bacterium genome encodes:
- a CDS encoding RNA polymerase sigma-70 factor, producing the protein MNIERHMVPDTESKAEKELIKMLIDGSEYAFGELYAQYKTRLLYFCKRFLKDSVASEDLIQDVFIQIWNTRDSLTPDLSFSGYIYKIVQNRIYNTLRQHAVHSRFVEYVKNNQEQTDCLTEYQILDNDYTRILNEAIDQLSPQQKKIFRLSRENGYTYKEIAEQLQISVPTIQEHASIALKKIKAYLTQFGDISF; encoded by the coding sequence TTGAATATTGAACGTCACATGGTTCCGGATACGGAATCAAAGGCAGAAAAAGAGTTGATTAAAATGTTAATCGACGGTTCGGAGTATGCCTTCGGCGAACTATATGCCCAATATAAAACACGCCTTTTATATTTCTGTAAACGTTTTCTTAAAGATAGTGTTGCTTCTGAGGACCTTATTCAGGATGTCTTTATACAAATCTGGAATACACGGGACTCTTTAACACCTGATTTATCTTTTTCGGGTTACATATACAAAATAGTTCAGAACCGCATATATAATACCCTGCGGCAGCATGCTGTTCATTCGAGGTTTGTCGAATATGTAAAAAATAATCAGGAGCAGACCGATTGCTTAACAGAATATCAGATTTTAGATAATGACTATACCAGAATACTGAATGAAGCAATTGATCAATTATCGCCACAGCAGAAAAAAATATTCAGGCTTAGCCGGGAGAATGGCTATACTTATAAAGAAATAGCAGAACAACTTCAGATATCTGTGCCAACCATACAGGAACATGCTTCTATTGCACTAAAAAAAATAAAGGCCTATTTAACACAATTTGGGGATATTAGCTTTTAA
- the gdhA gene encoding NADP-specific glutamate dehydrogenase, whose amino-acid sequence MDPRVEKFMANVKAKNPGESEFHQAVQEVVESLIPFVEENPKYKHAKILERMTEPERIIIFRVPWINDKGELEINRGYRIQMNSAIGPYKGGIRFHPTVTLSILKFLAFEQVLKNSLTTLPMGGAKGGSDFDPKRKSDNEVMRFCQSFMTELSRHISADCDVPAGDIGVGGREVGYLYGQYKRIKNEFTGVLTGKGIEWGGSLIRPEATGYGTVYFAEEMLKTRGESIKGKTVAISGSGNVAQYAVEKCIELGAKVVTLSDSNGSIYDPAGIDRAKLDFVMELKNEKRGRIKEYAEKYGCQYMEGQRPWSVKCDVAMPNATQNEVDANDAKTLLANGCFCVSEGANMPSTPEAVELFQNAKILYAPGKASNAGGVATSGLEMTQNSMRLPWSREEVDAKLKGIMRDIHNTCVKYGKDASGNVDYVKGANIGGFVKVANAMMAQGYV is encoded by the coding sequence ATGGATCCAAGAGTGGAAAAGTTCATGGCAAATGTAAAAGCCAAAAATCCAGGAGAATCAGAATTTCATCAGGCAGTTCAGGAAGTAGTGGAATCGTTGATTCCCTTTGTTGAAGAAAATCCCAAATACAAACATGCGAAAATTCTGGAACGGATGACTGAACCTGAACGGATAATTATTTTCCGTGTCCCCTGGATCAATGATAAAGGAGAACTGGAAATCAACCGCGGTTACCGCATTCAAATGAACAGCGCAATCGGTCCGTATAAAGGCGGAATACGTTTCCATCCCACTGTAACCTTGAGCATTCTTAAGTTTCTTGCTTTTGAACAGGTGTTGAAAAATAGCCTTACCACACTTCCTATGGGAGGTGCAAAAGGAGGTTCCGATTTTGATCCTAAAAGGAAATCAGATAATGAAGTAATGCGTTTCTGCCAAAGCTTTATGACGGAATTATCACGCCATATCAGTGCTGATTGTGATGTCCCTGCCGGAGATATCGGTGTCGGAGGTCGTGAAGTAGGGTATTTATATGGTCAATACAAACGTATCAAAAACGAATTTACAGGAGTACTTACCGGAAAAGGCATAGAATGGGGAGGAAGTCTGATCCGTCCTGAAGCAACCGGTTATGGTACGGTTTATTTTGCTGAGGAAATGTTAAAAACCCGTGGTGAATCTATCAAAGGTAAAACAGTAGCCATTTCCGGTTCCGGCAATGTTGCCCAATATGCTGTTGAAAAATGCATTGAACTGGGTGCAAAAGTAGTTACGTTATCCGACTCCAATGGTTCTATTTATGATCCTGCCGGTATTGACCGGGCAAAACTTGATTTTGTGATGGAACTGAAAAACGAAAAACGTGGAAGGATTAAAGAATATGCCGAAAAATACGGATGCCAATACATGGAAGGACAACGTCCCTGGAGTGTGAAATGCGATGTTGCTATGCCCAATGCAACACAAAACGAGGTAGATGCCAATGATGCAAAAACATTGCTTGCCAATGGCTGTTTCTGCGTATCGGAAGGCGCCAACATGCCTTCAACTCCTGAAGCAGTTGAATTATTCCAAAATGCAAAAATATTGTATGCTCCCGGTAAGGCTTCAAATGCAGGAGGTGTTGCTACTTCAGGCCTGGAAATGACACAAAATTCAATGCGCTTACCCTGGTCACGCGAAGAGGTGGATGCTAAATTAAAGGGTATTATGAGGGATATTCACAATACCTGTGTAAAATACGGTAAGGATGCTTCAGGAAATGTCGATTATGTAAAAGGAGCCAATATCGGTGGATTTGTAAAAGTTGCCAATGCTATGATGGCACAAGGTTACGTATAA